In Nocardioides conyzicola, one genomic interval encodes:
- a CDS encoding acyl-CoA synthetase, whose translation MYPGTWAAKNPDKPALVMAGSGRTLTYGELDARSLRLAHVLQDAGLGVGDVVALLSDNRPETYEAYWAALRSGLYITAVNHNLSAEEASYIVRDCGAKALLVSPAKADLAAHLDVEVGTVLTFGGDYEDALAAASAEPLAEQPHGDDLLYSSGTTGRPKGIKPPLPPIAVDEPGYVYPTVFGSLYGFDEDTVYLSPAPVYHAAPLRFGGVIHTLGGTLVMMEKFDAEAALRAIERYGVTHTQMVPTMFVRMLKLPEEVRASYDVGSLQVVVHAAAPCPVDVKRRMIEWFGPIIHEYYASTESNGATFIDSQAWLEKPGSVGTALMGIIRICADDGSVLGPGEVGTVYFEREQRTFSYHNDPEKTVSTQHPDHENWTTVGDLGYLDEDGYLFLTDRKAFMIISGGVNIYPQEIEDLFSLHPAVTDIAVIGVPDDEMGERVVAFVEAAPSAVPGDALAAELTAYARERIAHFKVPREFHFRDELPRTPTGKMVKGRLRDEYAG comes from the coding sequence ATGTACCCGGGAACCTGGGCGGCGAAGAACCCCGACAAGCCGGCGCTGGTGATGGCCGGCTCCGGCCGGACGCTCACGTACGGCGAGCTCGACGCCCGCAGCCTGCGGCTGGCGCACGTGCTCCAGGACGCGGGCCTGGGGGTGGGCGACGTGGTCGCGCTGCTCTCCGACAACCGACCCGAGACGTACGAGGCCTACTGGGCGGCGCTGCGGTCCGGGCTCTACATCACCGCCGTCAACCACAACCTCTCGGCCGAGGAGGCGTCGTACATCGTCCGTGACTGCGGCGCGAAGGCCCTCCTCGTCTCGCCGGCCAAGGCCGACCTGGCGGCGCACCTCGACGTCGAGGTGGGGACGGTGCTCACCTTCGGCGGGGACTACGAGGACGCCCTGGCCGCGGCGAGCGCCGAGCCGCTCGCCGAGCAGCCCCACGGCGACGACCTGCTCTACTCGTCCGGCACCACCGGACGGCCGAAGGGGATCAAGCCGCCGCTGCCGCCGATCGCGGTCGACGAGCCCGGCTACGTCTACCCGACGGTCTTCGGGTCGCTCTACGGCTTCGACGAGGACACCGTCTACCTCTCGCCGGCTCCGGTGTACCACGCGGCGCCGCTGCGCTTCGGCGGCGTGATCCACACGCTCGGCGGCACGCTGGTGATGATGGAGAAGTTCGACGCGGAGGCAGCCCTGCGGGCGATCGAGCGGTACGGCGTGACCCACACCCAGATGGTGCCGACGATGTTCGTGCGGATGCTCAAGCTGCCCGAGGAGGTGCGGGCGTCGTACGACGTGGGCTCGCTGCAGGTCGTCGTGCATGCGGCGGCCCCGTGCCCGGTGGACGTGAAGCGCCGGATGATCGAGTGGTTCGGCCCGATCATCCACGAGTACTACGCCTCCACCGAGTCCAACGGCGCGACCTTCATCGACTCGCAGGCGTGGCTCGAGAAGCCCGGCTCGGTCGGGACCGCGCTGATGGGGATCATCCGGATCTGTGCCGACGACGGCAGCGTGCTCGGGCCGGGGGAGGTCGGCACCGTCTACTTCGAGCGGGAGCAGCGCACGTTCAGCTATCACAACGACCCCGAGAAGACCGTGTCCACGCAGCATCCCGACCATGAGAACTGGACGACGGTCGGGGACCTCGGCTACCTCGACGAGGACGGCTACCTCTTCCTCACCGACCGCAAGGCCTTCATGATCATCTCGGGCGGGGTGAACATCTACCCGCAGGAGATCGAGGACCTCTTCAGCCTGCACCCGGCGGTCACCGACATCGCCGTCATCGGCGTGCCGGACGACGAGATGGGGGAGCGGGTGGTCGCGTTCGTCGAGGCCGCGCCGTCGGCGGTCCCCGGCGACGCGCTCGCGGCCGAGCTCACGGCGTACGCCCGCGAGCGCATCGCGCACTTCAAGGTGCCGCGGGAGTTCCACTTCCGCGACGAGCTGCCGCGCACGCCCACCGGGAAGATGGTGAAGGGCAGGCTGCGGGACGAGTACGCCGGCTGA